The following proteins come from a genomic window of Alosa alosa isolate M-15738 ecotype Scorff River chromosome 2, AALO_Geno_1.1, whole genome shotgun sequence:
- the slc22a5 gene encoding solute carrier family 22 member 5, with translation MGDYDDDTAFLGQRGPFFIITFFLLNFICISTGPSGLYFVFVGATPPHHCLIPEVNLTDAWRAAIIPSETVDGQAQQSMCSRYRLDVVKNFSDRGFTPGVEVNVTDIEQEKCLDGWNYSKDIYQSTIVTDWDLVCDNQWKTPLASSCLFIGFLIGSLVSGQLSDWFGRKKLIFICLAGQLLSVLVHSFSPSWIVFCILYLFVGAFHISLYITTFVLGTEVLSKWLRDIFTTLGVFLHYCIGYMLLPGFAFAMRDWRPLLLIISGINLVYIPFWWFIPESPRWLLSQGRVEEAEAIVRDAARRNGVAAPEVIFKEQKVEASPTDTKSYGILDVLRNGKVRTTTFLCLLLWLSTNMGYYGLSLNTSNLSGNPYLNCFLSAAAEVPGYIVSTVLIKLCPRRPLLTIFLIIGGGFLLLIQLIPENLHALALTLEMVGKFGFTMSFTVVYAYTAEIYPTVLRNVGMGMCSSAARIGSITAPYIIYLGSINKYLPYILIGSMTLGSSVVNLFLPETFRRELPETVEQMQRCRGLCQQKKIDKCPEADDEQKSEVVNQSKL, from the exons ATGGGCGACTATGACGATGACACCGCTTTCCTGGGTCAGCGAGGGCCTTTCTTCATCATCACCTTCTTTCTTCTCAACTTCATCTGTATCTCCACGGGCCCCTCTGGGCTCtactttgtgtttgtgggggcCACGCCGCCCCACCACTGCCTCATCCCCGAAGTCAACCTGACTGACGCATGGAGGGCGGCCATCATCCCGTCCGAGACGGTGGACGGGCAGGCGCAACAGAGCATGTGCAGCAGGTACAGACTGGATGTGGTGAAGAACTTCTCCGACCGAGGCTTTACCCCTGGAGTGGAAGTCAACGTCACAGACATCGAACAGGAGAAATGCTTGGATGGATGGAACTACAGCAAAGATATCTACCAGTCAACCATCGTTACTGAC TGGGATCTTGTATGTGATAATCAATGGAAAACTCCTCTAGCCTCATCTTGCCTATTCATCGGGTTCCTGATAGGATCCCTGGTCTCAGGCCAACTATCAGACTG GTTTGGGAGGAAGaagcttattttcatttgcttgGCAGGTCAACTCCTCAGTGTGCTCGTCCATTCATTCTCTCCGTCGTGGATCGTCTTCTGCATTCTCTACCTCTTTGTGGGGGCTTTCCACATCTCTCTGTACATCACTACATTTGTTTTGG GCACAGAAGTGTTAAGTAAATGGCTCCGTGATATCTTCACCACTCTCGGCGTGTTCCTACACTATTGCATTGGATACATGCTGCTGCCTGGCTTTGCTTTTGCCATGAGGGACTGGAGGCCTCTTCTGCTAATCATATCGGGCATCAATCTAGTCTACATCCCATTTTGGTG GTTCATTCCAGAGTCCCCTCGGTGGCTTCTATCTCAGGGCAGAGTAGAGGAGGCCGAGGCCATAGTGAGGGACGCCGCCAGGAGGAATGGAGTGGCCGCACCTGAGGTCATCTTCAAAGAGCAAAAG GTTGAAGCATCTCCCACTGACACAAAGAGTTACGGTATTTTAGACGTATTGAGAAACGGTAAAGTGAGGACTACTACTTTCCTGTGCCTATTGTTGTG GCTGTCTACAAACATGGGATACTATGGACTGTCTTTAAACACCTCCAATCTAAGTGGAAATCCATACCTCAATTGCTTTCTGTCCGCTGCTGCGGAAGTCCCTGGGTACATTGTGTCTACCGTGCTTATAAAGCTCTGTCCAAGGAGACCTCTTCTCACAATCTTTCTCATCATCGGAGGTGGCTTTCTACTTTTAATTCAGCTAATCCCAGAAA ATTTGCATGCTCTAGCATTAACCCTGGAGATGGTTGGGAAGTTTGGCTTCACCATGTCCTTCACTGTGGTGTACGCCTACACGGCCGAGATCTACCCCACGGTGCTGAGGAACGTGGGAATGGGGATGTGCTCGTCAGCAGCACGCATTGGCAGCATCACAGCCCCTTACATCATTTATCTGG GTTCCATCAACAAGTATCTGCCTTACATTCTGATTGGGAGTATGACACTGGGCTCGTCGGTGGTGAACCTGTTCCTGCCGGAGACGTTCCGCCGAGAGCTTCCTGAGACGGTGGAGCAGATGCAGCGGTGCAGAGG GTTGTGTCAACAAAAGAAGATAGACAAGTGCCCCGAAGCAGATGACGAACAGAAAAGTGAAGTTGTGAATCAGTCTAAACTGTAA